GCGAAAGCTGCATGACCAGCATCAAGTACCTCTATCCTCCTCAGCCGACCGCGGTCCATGTCCCTGCCCATCATCAGGACATGATTGCCAGAATATTTGCCGGACTGGAAAAAACCGTTGTGTTCCAGCCCACCTCACCAATATCCGGCCTGGGAGAAATCATCGTTCGTGAAAGCCAAATCTGGGAAACCGCAGATATCCTTATACGTCGCATCGGGAAACATACCGCCCAGGAACTGCGGGCCCACCTGCGCGATCTGTTGGCAAGGGATATCGCGGAAGTGGTTTATCTGGAGATTCCCCCGGTCCAGGCGGGCGGGGAGACCATATGCCAGGAAGCGGAAAAGGTCGGTTTTTTCTTTGCCGGTCTTGGCCCCAGCTCCACCGCTGAGGGCGAAACGCTGATTTTGCAGTACCTGAACACAAAGCTGGACCTTTCTTGTCTGCGGGTGGCTACCCCCATGGGCAAGGAGATTCTGGAATATCTGAGGCAGGAGCAAAGACGGGTCGGAGGGTAGCGGATATCGGAATTTTCTCTCAGCACGGACAACCTGATCACTCAATGAAACCTACATCGCCAGACATGGCCCCGGGCCGGACTGACTTGGGTGAAGTCGCCATTGCGGAACCGTGGCTGAAGTGAAGCCAACGTCAAAAGGCCGCCCAGGGGCGGCCTTTTGACGTGTGAAGCATCGTTTCGGGCTACTTCTTCTCTTTCGAAACCACCAGCGGCCAGATCTCGTCCACGTGTTCCACATATCGGACCTTGATCTTGCGCAGCAGGTCGGCGGGGACTTCCTGCAGGTCTTTCTTGTTCTGAGCCGGAATCAGCACGGTTTTCAGACCGTGGGCCACGGCGGCGAGAATCTTTTCCTTGATCCCGCCCACGGGCATCACCCGCCCGCGCAGGGTGATCTCGCCGGTCATGGCCAGATCGTTCCTGGCCGGGGTATTGGTCAGGGCCGAAAACAGAGCCGTGACCAGCGTCACTCCGGCGGACGGACCGTCCTTGGGCGTGGCTCCGGCCGGGACGTGAATGTGGATGTCGTTCTTTTCGGCGAAATCCGGATCCAGCCCCAGGGTTCCGGCCCGGTTGCGGGCAATGCTCAACGCGGCCTGAGCGCTCTCCTTCATCACGTCGCCCAGCTGCCCGGTCAGAATCAGCTTGCCCTTGCCAGGCATGGTGGATACCTCCACGTGCAGCACCTCGCCGCCCACCGGGGTCCAGGCCAGCCCCAGGGCCACGCCGGGATAAAGTTCCTTGTCCTTTTCATTCTCCAAAAACCGGGCGACTCCCAAGAGCTTGTTCAGCATCCTGGCCGTGACCGTGAAGGGTCCGGCTTCGTCCTCGGCCACCTTGCGGGCCAGCTTGCGGCACACCGAGCCCAGTTCCCGCTCCAGATTCCGCAATCCGGCCTCCCGGGTGTATTCGCGGATCATCCTGCTGATGATCTGGTCGGAGATGGCCACATCCTCGGGTTTCAGCCCGTTTTCCTTGATCTGCCGGGGCAGCAGGTAGCGCCGGGCAATCTTGATCTTCTCGGCCTCGGTGTATCCGGGGATGCGGATCACTTCCATCCGGTCCAGAAGAGCAGAGGGGATGGTGTCCAGGACGTTGGCCGTGCAGATGAACATGACCTTGGACAGGTCGAAGGGCACGTTCAGGTAGTGGTCGCTGAAGGTGGAGTTCTGTTCCGGGTCCAGGACTTCCAGCAACGCCGACGACGGATCGCCGCGAAAATCCGTGCCAACTTTGTCCACCTCGTCCAGCATGATCACCGGGTTACGCGTCCCGGCCTGCTTGATGCTCTGGATGATCCGTCCGGGCATGGAACCGATGTAGGTCCGGCGGTGCCCCCGAATCTCGGCCTCATCCCGGATGCCGCCCAGGGACATGCGCACGAACTTGCGGCCCAGGGAACTGGCGATAGACCGCCCAAGGGAAGTCTTGCCCACGCCGGGAGGCCCGACAAAGCACAAAATCGGCCCCTTCATGTCCGGGTTGAGCTTGCGCACGCTCAGGTATTCCAGAATGCGGTCCTTGACCTTGTCCAGGCCGTAGTGATCGTCGTCCAGGACGGTCTTGGCCTTCTGGATGATCAACTGGTCCTTGGACATTTTTTTCCAGGGCAGTTCCACGAGCCAATCCAGATAGGTCCGGATGACCGTGGCTTCCGAGGACTCCGGATGCATGGACTCCAGCCGCTTGAGCTGTTTGTCCGCCTCCTTGCGCACCTCCTTGGGCAATCCGGCCTTTTTCAAGGCCGCGCGCAGTTCCTCCAGATCCTCCTCCCCTTCCCCGGAGTCGCCCAACTCTTTGCGAATGGCCTTGAGCTGTTCGCGCAGGAAAAATTCCCGCTGGGCCTTGTCCATGCCCTCCTTGGCCATGCTCTGGATCTTGGCCTGCATCTCCGCGACCTCGGCCTCCTTGATCAACTGCTTGTTGACCAGGGCCAGGCGTTGAACCGAGTCCTCGCAGGCCAGGATTTCCTGGGCGTCTTCGACCTTCATCCGCAGATTGGAGGCGATCAGGTCCGCCAATCGGCCCGGCTCCTCCACGCTGTTCAGCACGGCCAACACGTCCGGAGAGGCGATGCCGCGCAGGGAGAGAATCTTCTCGCTCTGCTCCCTGGCCGTGCGGACCATGGCCTCCAGTTGCGGCGAGGGCTCGCGGACCTCATCCTCTTCAATGGGCTCGATCTCCACCATATGGAACGGATCGTTCTGCACGTAACCTGTGATCCGGGCCCGGGTCACGCCCTGGACCAGCACTTTCAGGCGTCCGTCGGGCATCTTGAGCATGCGCATGATCGTGGCCAGGGTGCCCACGGAATGAACTTCCTCCGGCCCGGGATCGTCGGTCTTTTCCTCTTTCTGGGTGGAGATCAGGATGTGCCGATTGCTGTTCAGGGCCGCGTCCACCGCGTTGATGGACCGCTCCCGACCCACGAAAAGCGGCAGGATCATGTAATTGAAAACGACCACGTCCCGCACCGGCAAAAGCGGAACATGCTTGGGCATCTCCTGCCCCGCGTTGCCGCCGTCCCGATCCTCGGATTCGGAAACGGGCTCCACTTCGGACCCTCGCTTCACATGTGCTTCCTGCTCTTCGGAATCGGCGATGACGTCCACTTGTTGGTTTTCGTTTTTCGTACTCATATTCGCAATATACTCCTTATAAAAAAATCGTATCGTTATACTTCAATCCGGCGCAGCTTTACGGCCATCACCCTGGGCACCGTCCAGGCACAGGCGGATGCCGTGCTCGTTACACCGTCGGAGCAATATGAAAGCCCTCCGGGGTTGCCCCTTCCTCCGTGACGGCCAAGACCGCGACGTCATCCACCCGGCTGAAGGACGGTCCCTGCCGGAGCAGCTTCTCCAACTCCCGCAACGCCGCTTCGTCGCCCTGGGCCAGGACCTCCACCCGTCCGTCCCGGAGATTGCGCACCCAGCCGCTGAGTCCCAAACGCTGGGCTTGGCCCCGGGTCCAGCCTCGAAAATACACTCCCTGGACTCGTCCACGTACATGGGCATGCAAGATATTCATCAGTTCGACCTCACCGGGCGACTTACAGCAGCCCCTGGGCTTGAAAGCTGAAATAGTCGTGGTCCGTGACCACAATATGATCTAAAACGCGAATGTCCATCTCCTGGGCCGCTCGCTGCATCTTTTTGGTCAATTCCTGATCCTGAACCGAGGGCTTGGGGTCCCCGCCGGGATGGTTGTGAACCAGAATCAGCCCGCTTGCTTGGTGATGCAGGACCAAGCGCAGGATTTCCCGGGGATAGACCGGCGTCTGATCCACGGTGCCCTGGCTGACCCGTTGCCAGTGAATCAGCCGATTTTTGTTGTCCACCAGAGCCACCCAAAACTGTTCGGTTCGCTCCCGGCCAAGCCGGGCGATGGCGAAGTCCGCCACGATGCGGGGATGGCTGAACACTTCCCGCTCCTGGATCAACCCCTCCTGCACCCGGCTCCAGAATTCGCGCCAGACGTTCAGCAGCACGTTGACGCTGGGGCTCATCCCCGGGACGTCCGCCAAGTCTGCGGCGGAGGCGTGAAACAACCCGCGCAGCGAACCACACCGGGCCAACAGCGCCTTGGCCAGCTCCTTGGTGTCCCGCCGGGGCAAGGCATAGCCGAGCAGCAATTCCAGGACTTCATAGTCCGCCAGGCCCTGAGAACTCCGCGTAAGACGCTCTTTGAGCCGTTTTCGGTGTCCAAGGTAGTGTTTGTCCATGGCATATAGGCATGAATGAAGGGTGTGGCAACAAAAAAGCGGCCCGGTTCACGAAAAACCGCCTAAAAAAGCAAAAAAGGCGGCAACAAGCCGACTCGTATCAGCAAAGTTCGAGAAAGCAAACTGAACTCAGAGCGGAATTCACGGATTGCGCCCCACGGTTGGTCGAGAAGACTCCCAACACGATGGCATGACCGAAAAAGAGAGGGAGGTCGCGCGAAGAAATCAGAAGGATTGTCTCACTGGCGAAGGCCGGGACGCAAAGCGAGATTGGAGACGAGAAATTCGAGGATTTGATCAGCTTGTTTGCGGCCGGATTTCAGATCGGATTCAGCTTGAAATACCAAGTCGATGACCCGGGCGATGCCCTGCTCGCCCAACTGTGCGGCCAGACGCTTCTTTTCGCCCTTGATAAAGGGGGGCAGGGAGACGGCGCCGTCCTCTCCGGCGTTGAGCATCCAGAGAATGCGCATCTCCCGTTGGAGCAGGCCCAGCACGGGCATCAGCATTCCCGAGTTACCGGCTTCCCGGTCCAGCATCACGGTTTGCCAGACGTCCAAGCTGGCCGAGGATTGAAGCATCCCGCGCAGAAAGGCGAAGTTGTCCAGGGAGGCCGGTTCGCCAAACAGCCCCAGGTCAGAGGTTTCCATCCGTTGCCGCTCGCCCAGGGCCAATTCCAACTTTTGCAGTTCGTTGCCGAATCGGGCTCCGTCCAGCGGCAGCAGCCCGGCCAGTTTTTCCTCCACGGACGGCGCGAACTCAACACCCCGCCGTTTGGCCCAGGCCTTCAGCTCGGCGCGCAGGCTCTGGGGCGTCATGCCCGGAGACTCCCAAACCCACTGCCTTTTTTGAGCCGCTTTAAAAAAGGGCTGCTTGGCCAGAACCGCCGGCACGGCAGGAGCCTTGCCCTTCCACTCCCCTTCCAGGCAGAAAAATATCCACAAGTCCGGCTTGCTCTTGCGCAAAAGCGGCTCCAGATCGGCCCAGACCTTGACCGTCAAAGCGTTGGCCCGCCGCAGCACCACTATTCTGCCCTGCCCCAACAAGCTCATCAGCCCCGGCATGGCCAGGGAAGTCCAAAACCCGGACTCCAAGGGCTCGTCCGCCCAATACGTGGTCCGACTCCACCCTTCGCACCCGGCGGCCCGCACTCTCCGCTGGATCTCCCTCTGAATCATCCAGGGATCCGGGCAGACGCAAAAGAAAAAAGGGGAATTGGACGGCATGACGTGAAATAAAAACAGGATGGTAATTCGGATTGTTGGAATCGCCGGTCGTTTTGGTCACGCCGCGACGGCTTCAAAAGCAAAATTGAATCGATAGCGGATCAATTGGACATTGCCGATTGCTCGCGCGGCATAAACGACCCGTGGGTGGAACTCCCCGGCGATCAATATGCCTCGAACGGGTTGTCCTCCCGAATCCACCGTTCCCATGTACGACAACAGCTGCGTCAAGGCCTCGGGCTTGGCGGTTCCGGCTTTCAATTCGATAACGACGACTGTTCCGGACTTGTCTTTCGCGAGAATATCTATGCGACCAGCGTCCGTCTGGTGTTCTTTCCCGTCATCCGCGATTTCCAGTCCGCGTTCCAACTGCTGGATATTCGCTCTCAAAGCGATCTGCAGATCCCGCTCTAACCCGAAGGACGCCTCAACCGCGTCGATGATTTCTTCCGTTTCCGATTCTGAAACGGAAGAAGCCATCTTGTCGTACGTCCCCATGGTATAATGGGCTTTAATCGACCTGACGACGTTCGGAGGAACTCCCAATTGAGACGCTATCTGCTCTCGTTCAAAAACTCCTTCGCGAAGCAGGGAGATGATCGCCGACTTTTGATCTTCGGTTATGGACGACATACCTTCCGCCTCCCCGCAAGCCGCGTCGTCAATTACTTCTTCGTGACGATGCTCAGCAGTTTGCCGGGAACGAAGACCATTTTGGCCACTTCGCGGCCGGCCAGGTGTTTCTGGATGTTCTCGTTGGCCAGGGCTTGGGGTTGGACGTCCTCGGCCGCGGCGTCGGCGGGCACGGTGAGCTTGGAGCGGACCTTGCCGTCCACCTGGACCACGATGGTCACCTCGTCCCGGACCAGGGCCTGGGGGTCGTGGGTCGGCCAGGGTTGGCCGGAGAGCAGGTCCGCGTGCCCGATACGCTGCCAGAGTTCCTCGCACAAATGCGGCGTAACCGGCGAGAGCACGGCCAGGGTGGAAGCCACGGCCGAGGACAGCAAACGCCGTCCCGGCTCTGTTTTCCGCAGCGCGTCCTTGGTCTGGTACAGGGTGTTCACCAGTTCCATGACCGCGGCGATAGCCGTATTGAACTGGAACCGATCCGCGATGTCCCCGGCCACCTTGACCACGGTGGCGTGCTCCTTGCGGCGCAAGGTCGCGGCCTCGGGAGCTCCCGCGGCCTGGACGTCCTCGTCGGTGGCCGAGCAAGGCATTGCGGCCTGGAGGTCCCCCTCCAGGTCCATCACCAGTCGCCACAGCCGATGGGTGAATCGCTGTGCGCCCTCGATCCCGGAGTCGCTCCAGTCCAGATCGCGTTCCGCCGGAGCGGCGAAGAGCAAAAACAGACGCACCGCGTCCGCGCCGTAGCGCGCGGTCATTTCATCCGGGGAAACCACGTTGCCCTTGCTCTTGCTCATTTTGGCCCCGTCCTTGAGCACCATGCCCTGGGCCAGGAGGGCCTTGAACGGCTCGTCCATCCGGATATAGCCAAGGTCGCGCAGGGCCTTGACCCAGAACCGGGCGTAGAGCAGGTGCAGGATGGCGTGCTCCACTCCGCCGATGTACTGGTCCACCGGGCACCAGTAGGCCAGATCCTCGGCGTGAAAAGCCTGACCGTGCTCCCAGGGGGCGGTGTAACGCAGAAAGTACCAGGAACTCTCGACAAAGGTGTCCATGGTGTCCGTTTCCCGCCGGGCCGGACCGCCGCACCGCGGGCAGACCGTGTTCACGAAGTCCGTTGCGTCGGG
This genomic stretch from Desulfonatronum thiodismutans harbors:
- a CDS encoding GNAT family N-acetyltransferase codes for the protein MRRFRPEDAAGVAACFRETYGESYPLAACYEPRRIIEQNRTGRHLAAVAVADRTGEVVGHCSVQCRYPWPVGECGQIMVKRGHQGRSLAVRMGHFLEQETLGIGLRCLVAYEVTSHQATQLIAQRARFRPCGLLLGAMPATLVFRNMTGAVSQRESCMTSIKYLYPPQPTAVHVPAHHQDMIARIFAGLEKTVVFQPTSPISGLGEIIVRESQIWETADILIRRIGKHTAQELRAHLRDLLARDIAEVVYLEIPPVQAGGETICQEAEKVGFFFAGLGPSSTAEGETLILQYLNTKLDLSCLRVATPMGKEILEYLRQEQRRVGG
- the lon gene encoding endopeptidase La, which gives rise to MSTKNENQQVDVIADSEEQEAHVKRGSEVEPVSESEDRDGGNAGQEMPKHVPLLPVRDVVVFNYMILPLFVGRERSINAVDAALNSNRHILISTQKEEKTDDPGPEEVHSVGTLATIMRMLKMPDGRLKVLVQGVTRARITGYVQNDPFHMVEIEPIEEDEVREPSPQLEAMVRTAREQSEKILSLRGIASPDVLAVLNSVEEPGRLADLIASNLRMKVEDAQEILACEDSVQRLALVNKQLIKEAEVAEMQAKIQSMAKEGMDKAQREFFLREQLKAIRKELGDSGEGEEDLEELRAALKKAGLPKEVRKEADKQLKRLESMHPESSEATVIRTYLDWLVELPWKKMSKDQLIIQKAKTVLDDDHYGLDKVKDRILEYLSVRKLNPDMKGPILCFVGPPGVGKTSLGRSIASSLGRKFVRMSLGGIRDEAEIRGHRRTYIGSMPGRIIQSIKQAGTRNPVIMLDEVDKVGTDFRGDPSSALLEVLDPEQNSTFSDHYLNVPFDLSKVMFICTANVLDTIPSALLDRMEVIRIPGYTEAEKIKIARRYLLPRQIKENGLKPEDVAISDQIISRMIREYTREAGLRNLERELGSVCRKLARKVAEDEAGPFTVTARMLNKLLGVARFLENEKDKELYPGVALGLAWTPVGGEVLHVEVSTMPGKGKLILTGQLGDVMKESAQAALSIARNRAGTLGLDPDFAEKNDIHIHVPAGATPKDGPSAGVTLVTALFSALTNTPARNDLAMTGEITLRGRVMPVGGIKEKILAAVAHGLKTVLIPAQNKKDLQEVPADLLRKIKVRYVEHVDEIWPLVVSKEKK
- a CDS encoding acylphosphatase; translation: MNILHAHVRGRVQGVYFRGWTRGQAQRLGLSGWVRNLRDGRVEVLAQGDEAALRELEKLLRQGPSFSRVDDVAVLAVTEEGATPEGFHIAPTV
- the radC gene encoding RadC family protein; translation: MDKHYLGHRKRLKERLTRSSQGLADYEVLELLLGYALPRRDTKELAKALLARCGSLRGLFHASAADLADVPGMSPSVNVLLNVWREFWSRVQEGLIQEREVFSHPRIVADFAIARLGRERTEQFWVALVDNKNRLIHWQRVSQGTVDQTPVYPREILRLVLHHQASGLILVHNHPGGDPKPSVQDQELTKKMQRAAQEMDIRVLDHIVVTDHDYFSFQAQGLL
- a CDS encoding DNA polymerase III subunit delta, which gives rise to MIQREIQRRVRAAGCEGWSRTTYWADEPLESGFWTSLAMPGLMSLLGQGRIVVLRRANALTVKVWADLEPLLRKSKPDLWIFFCLEGEWKGKAPAVPAVLAKQPFFKAAQKRQWVWESPGMTPQSLRAELKAWAKRRGVEFAPSVEEKLAGLLPLDGARFGNELQKLELALGERQRMETSDLGLFGEPASLDNFAFLRGMLQSSASLDVWQTVMLDREAGNSGMLMPVLGLLQREMRILWMLNAGEDGAVSLPPFIKGEKKRLAAQLGEQGIARVIDLVFQAESDLKSGRKQADQILEFLVSNLALRPGLRQ
- a CDS encoding endonuclease NucS domain-containing protein; this encodes MSSITEDQKSAIISLLREGVFEREQIASQLGVPPNVVRSIKAHYTMGTYDKMASSVSESETEEIIDAVEASFGLERDLQIALRANIQQLERGLEIADDGKEHQTDAGRIDILAKDKSGTVVVIELKAGTAKPEALTQLLSYMGTVDSGGQPVRGILIAGEFHPRVVYAARAIGNVQLIRYRFNFAFEAVAA